The DNA window TTTGTGCGCGTTACTAGGTCCGACAGATTTTTCACGCACAtgctctcctgataattctctttgacctagcggatttttgacaatttttacttcttttatggtcattttgcatctgctcggtcaatttgcagcatctacttgacctagccaatatctgcacacttaatctcaaatttgcgcattatctcccaAAAAAGGCATGTAATATCACCAAAAacccaatgcatgaaacgagccttatcaaaagTGCCGGTGAATGGATCCAATTGGAGATTCAGACTGATCAACCTGACTAGATCTTACTTGAGCGAGAGCTCAAAAGagctttcaaaaccttaacccacaatactattaactagtatagggaagtaaggatcgatcccacagataTGATGTGTTTAACATTGGTTGCGGACACGAATAAGATTCTTCACTTGAGAGACTAAACTAACAAAACTGATCCACTTGTTAAACGGAATTAAactctacttgatcaacttatCCTATCATTTCTTGAAAAATGCGATCACTGTCAGTCTCTTGCAAAACGTAAGATAAAGTAGAACTTTCCTaacgacttcatcttcttcacagaatCAACTTGAAATACAGAGCATAATTAGATCTGGAGTCTTACGAATGACAAACTCATCAGAACAACTTGTAAATTTAAATCAGCACCTAAGATCTAAACGACACTTACGTAAATAAGAAACTAACCCATGATCATGCCGAACTTTCAACTAatctatcagatctaaacatcctaaaacaTTTCAACCATAGTTTGCTTCCTTGCAATCGAAAAAACATGAATCAAAAATCAGATCTACCAGAATCAAATAGCAACAAAGCATTTGAGCTAAGATATGCTTCGCAAGAGAGAAATCAGAAACAGATCAGAGAGATCGTGCATAACAACAGAGAATTCCAACGAGAAAGTGAGATCAATATACTAAAATTACTGAATCTGAAAGTCATGAGTTGCAACAAAAACATGAACTGGAAGTAAACTAAAGAAAAtgggaaattgtttcatcgctcaTTCGTGAAGCGGCATTACAGAGCAAAACAAGTAAAACCAACACCCGAAACTGCtctaaactaaactagactaAGAACCAAGTGTGTTTGAGACGGAATTCAGGAGTTTGAGTAGATTGAGCTGCCGattcagccctagaagagagctgaattctaAGGAGTGTGTCTCTGTGTCAATGCATTCCCCCCCTCTCGCGCATACCTTTCTTCGCGCTGGATTTTCCATttatagagaggcgtagggctctTATCCCTAGGGTACCGTCCTCTGGAATTGTATTTCTTGCCCTCTACTTTTGGTGGAGTATTTAGCTCTAACTTCCATGCAGGACATCGGCTAGCTCCAATTGGTTGCTGACTTGCTCAGTTTGCGTAGTAAAACACTTCCTTTCCTTGATCCGCTTGTCCCCCTACTTGATCAGTTCATCCTTCGAATATGGCGGATTTTCACACACACCTAGCTCTCACAATTGCACATTAGTATCACAGAATTGGGAGCATTTTATCAAGGAACACATGCAAGAAATGAACCTCATCAAATTCCATTATATATGATCTGAAGGTTCCATTGCctttgtacatatatatatgatcTGAAGGTCCGTTGTCATTGTATATACGACCCGTAGGTccctgataaggctcatttcatgcatcggtttaggagtaaaatgtacgctacttgatcggtttatcgcgcaagcAAGTGTTacatgtgcaggaatgccgcttgaccaaggtaacaaggccaaactgatcaagcaagtacaataggcgaaaagagGCTAGAAATCAGAGGAGTTGATCAAACGGAGTAACCAAGCaggcaaggaggggaccacaagcttccagaagaaggacacgcgaggcaatgagctggatggtgcgcatcattttgttagcaaggacaacgttctagaaggggacacgtgctgatatatgagaggcaaggacggagctgagtcatgaatctgttactgaaaagtgtcgtcattctagaaggagagcacgtagcaatcgatgaTCGCTCACActcagcgtgagcgaatattcctgccaggatcgttatccagctggaggtcgtgccgagccttTAAATAGAGGATATGCCACCACATTAGAGAGatctgatcctttactttccgtctttagtttagtttagcttagctctctagtttagttcagttctctagatagcttagataaagtaatgcttagttagaaagggcgatcaAAGGAGCgttgcagaatacttgatatttgtcggcgtattcttaagtttcccgccgaggatctcctcggttttacttactttcgtattttccgaagtgttagcttagttttaatttcacgctgtactgttttgagttttagttttaatcaaagttgctttcgttttcatcttggtgtttactgtttcacgtagttaattttcattccagcctaaaattcacttgacccagtagttaaaatttcattgatcaagttagtaagttaaattctgtctagaataaaatcagtagttaaaaactcccaaagttaaagcgtggcagcagccaaccccctgttcattactcacacacttgatacactagcttctctgtgggatcgaccccgaacttgccgctttactgttaaagtggtgcaaaattgggagtttataaattactttggtaggaaacgagtgagagcgagattgcattgatcaagtggcaatgacatttgctaactgatccaaccggttcggttatcttccatataacttgatccatacTCTATTCGCGCCCATTCTCGAGGCCCATCCAAAAAAAATGTGTTGTTATcgagaaaagtttgagaaaaatagggcaggaaaagttgtaacctggCCCGATAAGTCGGAAGTTAGAAAAATAAGCCAAAAGTTCAAGGCTAGAAGTCGCCACTTGACTAAGTAAGATATCTAGTggcgaaataaatagttcaaatcTTTGGTTTCTTGACTcacgtgtttttctttttatagtttatgtttttaaacttagaacccctaggaccctaccttgatacaccactacccttaagcctcattacacccgaaacaaagaccttaaggaactatcttgtgcaatccgattcgagatattaaatttgtggcaataccgagtgaacagtcctaacatctctggtaaGAAATGAGTGattgagtgaatccaacagtggtttttaaattgagcaatcttgacgaactgacaccttgatcaagtaaaagcaaaaaggaagaaacaaGAGCTACTGTCAAATGGATTGACCttgacctcgggtatgattgttggaaatttattcgatataatgcatctatgtgaatatgtatttttatttcaagtctttcttttctttttctttatacttggggacaaatatgttttaagtgtgagcagtttgataaggctcatttcatgcatcggtttaggggtaaaatgtacgctacttgatcggtttatcgcgagagcaagtgttaaatgtatcggaatgccgcttgaccaaggcaacaaggccaaactgatcaagcaagtacaataggcgaaaagaggccagaaatcgggggagttgatcaaagggagtaaccaagcaggcaaggaggggaccacaggcttccagaagaaggacacgcgaggcaataagctggatggtgcgcatcattctgttagcaaggacAACATTCTaaaaggggacacgtgctgatatatgagacgcaaggacggagctgagtcatgaatctatTACTAAAAAGcttcgtcattctagaaggagagcacgtagcaatcgatgagtTGCTCACACTCAGCTTGAGCGactattccctgccaagattgttatccagctggaggtcgtgcagAGCCTATAAATTAGAGAGATGTGTTCCTTTACCTTTCGTCTTTAGTTTTGTTTAGCTTAgctctctagtttagttcagttctctagatagcttagataaagtaatgcttagttagaaagggcgatcgaaggagcgctgcagaatacttgatatatGTCGGCGTATTCTTTAGTTTCCCGCTGAGGATatcctcggttttacttgctttcgtattttccgaagtgttagcttagtttaaatttcacctTGTGTGCTgttctgagttttagttttaatcaaagttgctttcgttttcatcgtggtgtttactgtttcacgtagttaattttcattcctgtctaaaattcacttgacccagtagttaaaatttccttgatcaagttagtaagttaaattctgtctagagtaaaatcagtagttaaaaactcccaaagttaaagcgtggcagcagccaaccccctgttcactactcacacacttgatacactagctaatctgtgggatcgaccccgaacttgccgctttactattaaagtagtgcaaaattgtgagtttataaattactttggtaggaaacgagtgagagcaagattgcattgatcaagtggcaacgacatttgctaattgattcaaccggttcggttatcttctatataacttgatccatacTCTATTCGCGCCCATTCTCGAGGCCCATCCAAAATggtgccgttgccggggaagcatggtgttattttatgtttgtgtgtagcgtataggtgtatatagttttgtttctttcttttctcatttgttttttcttctgttgatgagaaggtaccaccgcaGCAGCCACTGGAATTACCCTCTTATATACAGAGgcactaacgctcattggagagtccaggaagccggcgtcgttaccactcgttacagagccgcacTAGCAGCAGCAGGAGCCGTTGACCAACTGACCAGTGAAGAATAATGAGAGCAGAACGCGCAACCTaaaccaccaccacttgaacaatagaagcagagatggccctcgtCACCGACGACTCAGGAattggctctctgcacgcttatgatgagaaggagcccacacatgccattgccgttACTCCTGGGATATGGACCATTGCGATCAAGTCAGGAGTACTGAccgttttgtcccatttttaCGGCCTTTCAAAAGAATGTTCGTACGCCTTCCTGGAGGAATTTTGCCGATACTATGATATCCAGCCCGTACCGGCTGGATCTACGTCTAAGGACTATAGGCTGAAAGCTATCCCCTTCGGCTTGAAGGGTGATGCTGGAGTATGGCTGTCGAGACTACCAGAAGGGTCCATcaaaacatgggccgagttccgaATGATCTTCCTAGATCGTTTCTTCCCCGCGTCAAAGACAAGTGCCCTCAAGagggagattacagaagccagacaggagtacgatgagcccctcggccagtattgggatagattccaagggctgcttcaaacatgccccaaccacaagctggaGGAGCGGGAGATCTATTCGATCTTCTATGGTGGACTGACAGTCGATAGCAAGAATGATCTAAACCTCGCAGCTCAGAGGAATTTCTCAAAGACCCCCTTCAGCTAAGCCAAGAACATCCTGGAGAAGCTCATCGAGGCCAAACGCTCGTACGAAACGTCCCGTGGCCAGTACAGAAGGAGTGCGGTGCACGCAGCCGAGGCGCGCAATAACAAAAAGCTGgaagctcgatttgagcagatggagaaggaCCTGCTCgaggcagtggagaaagccagaccgcctccaccacctgcaccgaaAGAGACGCAGTATGggccgccaccgccagaagagcatcattattattattgcaaGTTTCCCCCTCAGACGGAGCCGCAACCACAAGTGAATGTTGTGGGTCACTGGAATGCGAGTGGTACTGGATTCAGGGAAAGCAGAGAGAAACTCCATGGAGAGACCACCCCAATTTTAGGTGGACTGATCAGAGTCAAAGCCAACTACCTCAACCTTCAACACAGCAGATGCAACCCTCTGAAGGGAagcccaactggcctgctcggatccaggataaaccaaacactggagggaacagaaTACAAAGCGGAACTCAAGGGAACTGATCTAATGGAGGACAACCCAACTGGTCAAGCAGACAATCGGGGGGAAACTGGGGATACAGACTTCAGGGCCCACAGTCAAGCAACCAGGGAAGACAGCCAAACAACCAGATGGTCAGCTACGTTCCACCACACCAACGGGGAAATCTGTACCCTGGAAATCAACAACACAATCAGCCGCAATACCAGCAAGAGCATTATGGGCAATATGACTACCCGCAACCCAACTACAGTGGGGGACCGCCGAATCAAAGATATAACCGACACCCCAACGATAGTCAGGGAGATATGATAGTACCACACCATCCTAACAATGCAATGTGGGAATCCAAGAGGCTTAGAAGGAGCAGCAGgcggcattggagatgctgaCAAAGCAACTTTCTCAAGTTGCgatgtcactgggcgagctgaggggaaatgaaggcaGGATTCCAGCCACTGTGCAGCCacctggtcgagaaaacattagCGAAGTAACCCTAAGATCAGGAAAAGCCTACTAGGGCCCAACTCCACCTACGGAATCTCCAGCATCTATGTCTGGGCCGAGCcatgaaggagaaggagaatccaGTGGAGCAGAGCAAGCAAACGGGAGTGAAAAGGGCAAGGCAAAAGTGGGAGGTGAATCCTCAGAGAAAAGTCGGAGAGAGGAAACTGAGAAAGTTAAGCCATATCCATACCGTGGAACGGTGACAAGAAAGAGGGATGCCACAATCGATGTGGCAAGTATGTTCAAGGACGTGGAGATGAAGGTGCCACTCTTAACGGCGATAAAGATGCCCCCGATCAGCAAATTTATTAAAGACTACCTGGCAGGGAAGGTCAATGAGGAAGGTAAAATGATTGCAGATGAGAATATCTCTGCCGTGATCCAGCGAAGTGATCTTCCTTCAATGGAGATATTTAAGTAGAGCACGCGTTGTGCGATCTCAAGGCATCCATCAATGTGATGCCATATACTATCTATGAGAAGCTGGAAGCGGCCAAGCTCATTGACACTGACATAATGATCCAGTTGGCCGACAGATAGTGTATTCACCCTGAAGGAATTCTAGAAGACGTTATTGTGAAGGTGTATAACTTTCTGTACCCAGCCGATTTTTTCGTAATCAAGATGACGGAGCCAGCAGCAAGCGAGTCGAGTGGAGTCCTACCGGGATGGCCGTTCCTGTCTACGGCCAGCACCATTATACACGTCCGTAATGGGACGATAAGCTCGGACTTCAATGGAGAGCAGTTCATGTTCAATAtagatgaagccatgaagaggcCAGCCAACAACGAGAACATATACTCGGTAGATGTGACGGAACCCTTAGTACAGGAATTTTTGGAGGAAGAATTCCTAAAGAGGCAGTTCACTGACTCCGCTGTAGACGAGGAGGTCGAGAAAGAAGTAGAAGAGTGGTATGGTACCACGAAGGTCGGAGAGATGGACAACCAGGCCATTGCAAAAGCAATAACGGATTTCTGCGAGCGCCCGAAGCCAGCTGGGTCAAGTGGGATAGCTCAAGTATCTAGCCTAACGAAGCGGCTTGATCAAGGCAAGGCACTAGAAAAAGAAGTGGCAGAAAATCCTCTGCCTACTGAAGAGCCAAAGCCCGCGAAGAAGTTGAAACCCCTTCCAGCACATCTTAAGTACGCCTACCTGGGGGAGGAAGAAACAATGCCCGTTATCATCAACAGTCAGTTGACTCAGGGGCAGAAAGACAGATTGCTGGAAGTGTTGAGAAAGAATCAGAAGGCTATTGGCTGGAAGCTGACAGATTTGGTGGGCATCAGCCCAGACTTGTGTATGCACCACATCCAACTGGAAGAAGGAGCCAAGCCACACCGCAACCAAAAAcggaaactcaaccccaacatgatGGAAGAAGTGCTCAAGGAAATTGTCAAGTTGGTATCGATCGGAATTATCTACTTCATTCTAGATAGTAACTGGGTcagcccagtacacatggtgCCCAAGAAAGGAGGAATCCAAGtcgtgaaaaatgaaaaaaatgagttgATTTTGACTAGGCCGGTCACGGGGtagaggatgtgcatagattacagGAAGCTGAACCAAGCTACAAAGAAGGATCATTTTCCTCTGCCAttcattgatcaaatgttgGAGAAATTGGTAGGGAAGTAGTACTTCAGCTTTTTTGGAAGGTTATAGTGGCTACTTCCAGATCGTTGTAAATCCAGATGACCAAGAGAAGACGACGTTTACCTTCCCCTTTGGCACTTACTCTTATAGGAGGACGTCGTTTGGCCTCTGCAATGCCACGGGcactttccaaagatgcatgatgagtatcttctctgACCTGTTGGAAGACTGCATTaagatcttcatggatgactttactgTCTATGGGGACGACTTTGATCAAGGGCTGCGTAGCCTGAACAGGGTATTGGAAAGATGTCGCCAGAAGGACTTGGTactgaatttcgagaaatgccattttatggttactGAATGAATAGTCCTGGGCCATGTAGTGTCGAGCAGGCGGATAGAGGTCGACCCAGCAAAGGTAGCGGTCATTGCAAAGCTGCCGTATCCTACAAATCAgaaggagatcagagccttTTTAGGCCACGCTGGGTTCTATAGAAGGTTTATCAAGGATTTTGCAAAGATAGCCCAGCCTCTGACGAAGCTTCTCCAgaacgatgtggagtttgaaTTCTCTGATGCCTGCAAGGCCGCGTTCCAATTTCTTAAGGACAGATTGATAAGTTCTTCGAAAATACGCGCCCCCGACTGGAATCACCcatttgaggtgatgtgcgatgctagcGACTATACTGTGGGGGTAGTATTAGGTCAGAAAATCAAAGGAAAGAGTTATGTCATCTTCTACGCGTCAAAAACGTTGAATCAGGCACAAAAGAACTATGACAtgaccgaaaaggagatgctatcgGTGGTTTTCGCATTTCAAAAATTCAGGCCGTACCTGCTAGGGTCCAAAGTGATAGTCTATACTGACCATACTGCGATCAAGTACCTGTTGGCTAAGAAAAAATCAAAGCCAAGACTGATCAGATGGGTCCTCCTCATACAAGAATTCGACAGGGAGGCAGTCGACGAGAAGGGATGTGAGAACAAAGTGGCGGATCACTTAAGCCGAATTTTACAAGAAGATAAGATGAAGTTATCCCAAACGCATTCCCTGAGGAGCACCTCTACATGATCAAGTCAACATCTGACCGACCATGGGTCAACCAAGTGGAAGAGGTTGATCAAGCCGAGCAAGGAAGCAAGGGACAGCATACGCGGAAAGAGCCATGGTTTGCAGACATGGCCAACTACTTTGTGACAGGTGAGCTACCTGGAAGTGATGAAGCTACAAGGGCACAGAAGCTAAAGCTTAAAAGCGACTcccgatacttctattgggatgatccttaCCTATGGAAAATGGGAGCAAATCAAGTGATCTGACGCTGTATACCAGACTGGGAGCAAGAAGATGTGATGGTCCACTGCCACGCATTGGCTTGGGTGGTCACTTCGGACCAAAGAAAATAGCAAGGAAAGTACTGAACAACGGATTCTACTGGCCTTCCATCCATAGAGATGCTTATGAGTTATGCAAGAGGTGCCCTCGATGCCAGCTTACTGGAGGGATATCTACAAGAGATGAGATGCCTCAGGTCCCCATTATTGTCtgtgaaatatttgatgtatggggaatggattttaTAGGACCTTTCCCATCTTCTGAAGGCAATCTCTATATCTTAGTAGCGGTGGACTATGTGTTCAAGTGGATCGAGGCAAAGGCAACAAGGACATGTGAGTCCAGAGAAATGGCGAAGTTCTTAAAGTCGAACATCTTTACCCGCTATGGGGTGCCACGAGCTATTAACTCAGACCAGGGAACTCACTTTGTCAACAGaaccatcgaagccttgatgagaaaatatggagtccaccaccgcCTCTCCACACCCTATCACCCGCAGTCCAATGGCCAAGCTGAAGTatcaaacagagaaatcaagGCTATTTTAGAAAAGACGGTCAATCccacgaggaaagactggagccgtCGTCTGGAGTGCGCACTCTGGGCCTACATGACAGCATTCAAAACACATATCGGAATGTCCCCATAACGGCTGGTATTTGGGAAGATATGCCATCTGCCGGTGGGAGTGGAGCATCAAGCTTACTGGGCAGTcaaggaaatgaatatgaataccGGGGCTGGAGCTGCAGAGAGGAGAATGCAGCTACAAGAGCTTGAAGAGCTCCGTCTGGATGCCTAtgactctgccatgtggtacaaggaaaagactaAGATGTggctgttagggttttgtatactagaaatcacctttcgagagattggatactgtaaaactctaatggttattttccaaataaatgcaacagattatttttgtcataatgttgttatgttttacatttaatggttgtttattgcatatttaaatgtatgagcaaacgtaacaaagtctaagtctttgttatagtagaccggttgtggccgtcgtccaatttaaggtaccacggtcagttctaaacaaagaaaaataagaatttcacaacctagataggcctatactacctatcgcgaaaggttgcaatgtcagtctgattatttctaaaccttattgaaataagatgacgttggtgtggtatagcactgaatggatctaacagcaagacgagtctttatgctatctactgaaagtcgaggtcttgagaattaatttcttaatcaatgtacgttagcattgagcatacgatattgagtatccactactttgacttaccaaaggtgcgggcttttcgtaacccaacgatccaggtatattgggtagtggtgatcattatctagaggtgctaggattactattatgttgaaaagtgcgcgaggagagtctcgtttgataacatccacaagaggagctcgaaatgaggttttattattcggaacctagctagttggagtttgattactctatgaataataaataagagtttcttgctaagtccactcttggaattcgaaatatgttaattaattaagtctatagcagacattaattaattaatggatgtttccatcttaagcgcgggaaataattcaaatacaattaaaggaaacccggaatacttgtaatttcggatttggaaggcagtgcaatattacttctatagtggctgcacgtaatattccaatataagcttatattaaattgtgggttcaatttaattagtaaaaagctaattgggtgaggcatgttccagattcttccttagatccctgactgggcccaatatgtgacttatataaataggagaataaaggagacagaaaacataacaattATTTGTTAAAAATTTTCGCCCCCCTCTAAGAGAGATCTCGAAaattgtgcctcctccgtgagcagtttctgtcttccattatttgagtcctagtacgttggtgagatttcccacacaaatatcagcgtattgtccgggacaccagtcagaagatccgaggtcttgtattgaagatcttcacgtggagacggagcaagccatcatcgattcttgattgaatcaacgaggtaaattggctaattccgtagtaagcatgttttaggtattttatgtgctaaagcatgttttaattcaagttatgagcatgatacatgtgataattacgcaaatagattttgtctaaataatctgctaaatagatcaaattcatgtgatccgttttgaacgcacgcttccgctgccagccccttcagttggtatcagagccagtctttggctctgattatttggatttaaatttcgcgaaattgatgtatgcatgtgttatttgattgcgaagcatgttcttgttgtttttgtttaattttatgcatgatgaactcaagaactatcgaatcaaagaacttgaattgctcgaacgcatcacgtgcgatcgagggagggatgtcgagacaatgggagccgggagccgtgatcacggggcgacgcgcagatgAATGGGTACTCGTacgcgccgccggccgagaccacacgcaccagacAGCATCCGGGTCGAGGCCGACATGGCGGTGACTGGCGCGGAGTGGTGGTTCGTTtaagaaccaccgagacaccgcgAGCCACCAGccaaaccctaggcggaaggttggAGTTGGCCGAGAGCGGGtgcgccaccgtgcgcgccgctggccgagacctCACGCCACCCTACGGCTCTAAGGGTCGAGCCgggcgccgagacgctggccgagaggcgcacgCCGCCGCGCCCGCCGTGCCGAGAAGCATCGGCATCTGACGGGCCGAGATGTCGAGACGGtcgccgagacgctggccgagaggtgCACGCCGCCGCGCGCGCGCCTGGCCGAGgtgcgtcggcacccgacgagccgagacgtcgagacgggcgccgagacgctggccgagaggcgcacTCCACCGCGTGCGAGCCTGGCCGAggagcgtcggcacccgacgagccgctggccgagacgctggcgcgccacctgcacGCCGGTGTCCGAGACGCTGCATGCGTCGTGATTCGACGACGAATTCGttggatcttcgtcgttcatcgttcgtttgaacctcgtacgatgagataacgatgaaagattattttaatgattatttaattattttattaaaagatatcattaaaatattatt is part of the Salvia splendens isolate huo1 chromosome 6, SspV2, whole genome shotgun sequence genome and encodes:
- the LOC121808998 gene encoding uncharacterized protein LOC121808998, with protein sequence MTEPAASESSGVLPGWPFLSTASTIIHVRNGTISSDFNGEQFMFNIDEAMKRPANNENIYSVDVTEPLVQEFLEEEFLKRQFTDSAVDEEVEKEVEEWYGTTKVGEMDNQAIAKAITDFCERPKPAGSSGIAQVSSLTKRLDQGKALEKEVAENPLPTEEPKPAKKLKPLPAHLKYAYLGEEETMPVIINSQLTQGQKDRLLEVLRKNQKAIGWKLTDLVGISPDLCMHHIQLEEGAKPHRNQKRKLNPNMMEEVLKEIVKLVSIGIIYFILDSNWGSSTSAFLEGYSGYFQIVVNPDDQEKTTFTFPFGTYSYRRTSFGLCNATGTFQRCMMSIFSDLLEDCIKIFMDDFTVYGDDFDQGLLSSRRIEVDPAKVAVIAKLPYPTNQKEIRAFLGHAGFYRRFIKDFAKIAQPLTKLLQNDVEFEFSDACKAAFQFLKDRLISSSKIRAPDWNHPFEVMCDASDYTVGVVLGQKIKGKSYVIFYASKTLNQAQKNYDMTEKEMLSVVFAFQKFRPYLLGSKVIVYTDHTAIKYLLAKKKSKPRLIRWVLLIQEFDREAVDEKGCENKVADHLSRILQEDKMKLSQTHSLRSTST